The Ziziphus jujuba cultivar Dongzao chromosome 7, ASM3175591v1 genome includes a region encoding these proteins:
- the LOC107425684 gene encoding probable methyltransferase At1g29790: MGSAAEDHPKNQRQGSSSRKCQLKMILLVILTNLLTIYIFSGASFNLKYLSAYTHHLPLPLWDSTSLSDQLNSTVTQLAASHSLIAELHARLNSTNLLVQALLIELARQQEQKDDTHDQLLSDFMKIDNDELIQAIGSHKLPLGHSPRTGSDEIYPSVGAGCLRFQEELTQYMKYDIGGECPVDDVFAQRLMLKGCEPLPRRRCHPKSPVGYKEPTPFPESLWTVPPDSSIIWDPYPCKSYKCLIDRKKVPGFYDCKDCFDLKGREKSRWLVDNGGLDYSIDQVLETKPRGTIRIGLDIGGGSGTFAARMRERNVTIITSTMNLDGPFNSFIASRGLIPIHVSVSQRLPFFQNTLDIVHSMHVLSNWIPDTMLEFTLYDVYRVLRPGGLFWLDHFFCMGSQLNGTYIPMLDRIGFKKLRWNAGMKLDRGVDKNEWYFSALLEKPMT; the protein is encoded by the coding sequence atggGAAGCGCAGCCGAAGACCATCCTAAAAACCAGAGGCAAGGTAGTAGTAGTAGAAAATGCCAGCTCAAGATGATTCTTCTTGTCATTCTCACCAACCTTCTAACCATCTACATCTTCTCTGGCGCATCTTTCAACCTCAAATACTTGTCTGCATACACCCACCACCTCCCTCTTCCTCTATGGGACTCAACCTCCCTCTCCGACCAACTTAATTCCACCGTAACTCAACTCGCCGCCAGCCATTCCTTAATCGCCGAGCTCCACGCAAGGCTCAATTCCACTAATCTTCTAGTTCAAGCACTCCTTATCGAGCTCGCTCGCcaacaagaacaaaaagatgataCTCATGATCAACTACTCAGTGATTTCATGAAGATTGACAATGACGAGCTCATTCAAGCAATTGGGTCTCACAAACTCCCACTGGGACACTCGCCGCGTACCGGGTCCGACGAGATCTATCCGTCGGTCGGAGCAGGATGCCTGAGGTTCCAAGAGGAGTTGACTCAGTACATGAAATACGACATTGGCGGGGAATGCCCGGTAGATGATGTTTTCGCACAAAGGCTTATGCTTAAAGGGTGTGAACCACTCCCTCGCCGGAGATGTCATCCGAAATCTCCAGTGGGTTACAAGGAGCCGACGCCGTTTCCCGAGAGTCTTTGGACAGTCCCACCGGATTCGAGCATCATTTGGGATCCTTATCCCTGCAAGAGCTACAAGTGTCTTATCGATCGGAAAAAGGTTCCGGGGTTCTACGACTGCAAGGATTGCTTCGATTTAAAGGGAAGGGAGAAGAGCCGGTGGCTCGTAGACAATGGTGGTCTGGATTACTCCATCGACCAAGTTCTCGAAACAAAGCCTCGCGGGACGATCCGAATTGGACTCGACATTGGAGGAGGAAGTGGGACTTTTGCTGCGAGGATGAGGGAAAGGAATGTGACGATCATCACGAGCACCATGAATCTGGACGGTCCTTTCAACAGCTTCATCGCTTCGAGAGGGTTGATTCCGATCCACGTTAGCGTTTCCCAGAGACTTCCGTTCTTCCAGAACACACTTGATATTGTTCATTCAATGCATGTTCTTAGCAACTGGATTCCAGACACAATGCTTGAGTTTACACTGTATGATGTTTATAGGGTTTTGAGGCCAGGAGGACTTTTTTGGCTTGACCATTTCTTCTGTATGGGTTCGCAGCTCAACGGAACTTACATTCCGATGCTCGATCGGATTGGATTCAAGAAGCTTAGATGGAATGCTGGAATGAAGCTTGATCGTGGAGTTGATAAAAATGAGTGGTATTTTTCAGCCCTTCTTGAGAAACCAATGACCTAA